In one Sulfurospirillum tamanense genomic region, the following are encoded:
- the queC gene encoding 7-cyano-7-deazaguanine synthase QueC, giving the protein MKTSKALVVFSGGQDSTTCLGWAKNRFESVETITFDYGQKHRIEITQAKKIAKALHVNNTVLSLDAFAQLNDSALIDGTKDIGAHHATHANLPASFVPNRNAIFFTLAHAFAQKQGIEHIIIGVSQTDYSGYPDCRAPFVDALEKALNLGSEAAITFHAPLMHLDKAQTFALAQTEGVLTHVIDDSHTCYNGDHTHKHPWGYGCDTCPACVLRKMGWEEFKREENVRNS; this is encoded by the coding sequence GTGAAAACATCCAAAGCTCTCGTGGTTTTTAGCGGTGGGCAAGACAGCACCACCTGCCTAGGTTGGGCGAAAAACCGCTTTGAAAGCGTCGAAACCATCACCTTTGACTACGGGCAAAAACACCGCATAGAAATCACCCAAGCCAAAAAAATCGCAAAAGCCTTACATGTAAACAATACCGTGCTAAGCTTGGACGCGTTTGCACAGCTTAACGACTCCGCGCTCATCGATGGCACCAAAGACATCGGCGCGCACCATGCCACGCACGCCAACCTACCCGCTTCTTTTGTGCCCAACCGCAACGCCATTTTTTTCACCCTCGCCCACGCCTTTGCCCAAAAACAAGGGATTGAACACATCATCATCGGCGTGAGCCAAACGGACTATTCGGGCTATCCTGATTGCCGTGCACCCTTTGTAGACGCCCTTGAAAAGGCGTTAAACCTTGGCAGTGAAGCGGCCATTACCTTTCACGCACCCCTCATGCACTTAGACAAAGCCCAAACCTTCGCCCTCGCCCAAACTGAGGGCGTTTTAACCCATGTCATCGACGACTCGCACACGTGCTACAACGGCGACCACACCCACAAACACCCGTGGGGCTACGGCTGTGACACGTGTCCTGCGTGCGTGTTGCGCAAAATGGGGTGGGAGGAGTTCAAAAGGGAAGAAAATGTCAGAAACAGTTAA
- a CDS encoding NUDIX-like domain-containing protein has protein sequence MRKFLPTFHKIPNNATTIDLRNLAEQNLVEEEELGIFAQAQSVLNWHISHQHCACCGAKTHAVFVG, from the coding sequence ATGCGAAAATTTTTGCCTACTTTTCACAAAATCCCCAACAACGCCACGACCATAGACCTTAGAAATCTCGCCGAACAAAACCTTGTAGAGGAGGAGGAGTTAGGCATTTTCGCGCAAGCCCAAAGCGTTCTTAACTGGCACATTTCCCATCAACACTGTGCTTGTTGTGGGGCCAAAACCCACGCGGTCTTTGTGGGGTGA
- the dmeF gene encoding CDF family Co(II)/Ni(II) efflux transporter DmeF, with amino-acid sequence MNTRATLQTSTHSHQFDTANPIAKKNVLYATLLTFVTMLVEIFGGLYYNSMALLADGWHMSSHVLALGMAYLAYVMATRYANDVRFNFGTFKIEVLGGYTSAVLLVVVAFFMAFHSIERIFNPQTIAYKEAIMIAIIGLVVNLICAWLLKDDHHHHDHDHGHDHHHGHQHDVNLKAAYIHVLADALTSVLAIIALIGGMLWGADWLDPVMGIVGSVLVFIWAMGLIKQSGKVLLDANMNDPVVEEIIEVIDDLEENVTLEDLHVWRVGKGKYGCLLSLTCKTPLSLDHVKHALSIHEELVHISVEIR; translated from the coding sequence ATGAACACACGTGCCACCCTTCAAACCTCCACTCACTCGCACCAGTTTGACACCGCTAATCCCATCGCCAAGAAAAATGTCCTCTACGCCACACTCCTGACCTTTGTGACGATGCTCGTGGAGATTTTTGGCGGCCTTTACTACAACTCCATGGCCTTGCTCGCCGATGGCTGGCACATGAGTTCGCACGTTTTAGCCCTTGGCATGGCCTACCTCGCCTACGTCATGGCGACTAGATACGCCAATGATGTTCGCTTTAACTTTGGTACCTTTAAGATAGAAGTCTTGGGCGGTTACACCAGTGCGGTGTTGCTCGTAGTGGTGGCGTTTTTCATGGCGTTTCACTCCATAGAGCGCATCTTCAACCCCCAAACCATCGCGTACAAAGAGGCGATTATGATTGCTATCATCGGCCTTGTGGTCAACCTCATTTGCGCGTGGTTGCTCAAAGATGACCACCATCATCACGACCATGACCACGGACACGACCACCATCATGGGCACCAGCACGATGTGAACCTCAAAGCCGCCTACATCCACGTGCTTGCTGACGCGCTCACCTCGGTTTTGGCCATCATCGCCCTCATTGGCGGAATGCTTTGGGGCGCGGATTGGCTAGACCCTGTGATGGGCATTGTGGGCTCCGTGCTTGTCTTTATTTGGGCGATGGGCCTTATCAAACAATCAGGAAAGGTTTTACTCGATGCCAACATGAACGACCCCGTGGTCGAGGAAATCATCGAAGTTATCGATGACCTAGAAGAAAATGTCACCTTAGAAGACTTGCATGTATGGCGGGTGGGCAAAGGCAAATACGGTTGTTTGCTTTCCCTTACATGTAAAACCCCCCTGAGCCTAGACCACGTCAAACACGCCTTGTCTATCCACGAGGAGCTCGTACATATTTCGGTAGAAATCAGGTAA
- a CDS encoding metal/formaldehyde-sensitive transcriptional repressor yields MSHTIADKEKLLVRVRKIKGQLGAIEKALEGEKECFKVLQQISATRGAMNALMNQVIEGHIKEHLGNHVSPAQRDEEIIKLITLLKTYVK; encoded by the coding sequence ATGTCCCACACGATTGCCGATAAAGAGAAATTACTCGTGCGTGTCCGCAAGATAAAAGGCCAGCTTGGCGCTATCGAAAAGGCGCTAGAGGGAGAAAAAGAGTGCTTCAAAGTCCTCCAACAAATCAGCGCCACGCGCGGAGCCATGAACGCACTCATGAACCAAGTCATCGAAGGGCACATCAAAGAGCATCTAGGCAACCACGTCAGCCCTGCTCAAAGGGATGAAGAAATTATAAAACTCATCACGCTCTTAAAGACGTATGTGAAGTAA